One part of the Humulus lupulus chromosome 9, drHumLupu1.1, whole genome shotgun sequence genome encodes these proteins:
- the LOC133800161 gene encoding uncharacterized protein LOC133800161 codes for MNGDVMDYIKKCDKFQRFTNIPRAPPKWPFAVWGIDLMRPYAIVVVDYFTKWVEAKPLATITSKKALDFVIKNIVFQYGLPRKIVSANGLQLDSKIFTNFCQWHGFINSFSSVAHLQANG; via the coding sequence atgaatggagatgtGATGGATTacatcaagaaatgtgacaagttcCAACGCTTCACCAACATTCCCCGAGCGCCTCCAAAGTGGCCTTTTGCTGtctggggcatcgaccttatGCGACCTTATGCCATAGtggtcgtcgactacttcacaaagtgggttgaaGCCAAACCACTCGCTACGATCACCTCTAAAAAGGccttggactttgtcatcaagaacatcgttttCCAGTAcgggctcccgaggaagatagtctccgccAATGGATTGCAATTAGACAGCAAAATATTCACGAACTTCTGTCAATGGCATGGATTCATCAacagcttctcctccgtggcccatcTGCAAGCCAATGGCTAA